GTGTGCCTTCTCAAACGCATAGAATCGACCttcataacaaaaaattaacaaccaattttaattttgaattccACCAACGGTAATTATGATTTATCTGTAATTAATTAAGTCGAAGGTTATTAACGCACATAGATAAGCAACCCTAGGGCGCTCGCTTTCGATTTCATTGGCGACACGTAGGATGGGCGCGATGGAGGCCAGTGACGACGGCACTACGACATCATCGTCAAACACCTCCGTCGAGAACGTTGTCATGGCTGCGCTCCTCGACGGCCGCCGTACCAGCGTCTGCGGAGCCGCCGGCTCGAGATTCGACATCTCTGTCGACCTCCTCACCCCTCCCTCTTTCTAATTTCACCTCTTAGTCTCCCCCCTGCATCATCAAAATCAGTAATATTCATCATCATATCAAAGCCTAACCGTTAATTACCTTCTTGCATGCATGCACGTACTTATATTAATTAACTAAGATCATTATAATTaagaacaaattaaataatGTAGGCACCTATTATGAGTTCAGGGATGAAACACTCCAAAAAGAGAGTAAAAAAAGAAGAGCAAATGGATTTCGAGTTTTCAGAAGAGACGCTGAAGAGGTGTTCCCCGCTGCACGCTTCTATTaaggtattattattattatggtgTGAACTGTGaagaataaagaagaaaaatagaggGACAGAAGCACAGACACAGAGAGAGATGTGACACGTGGCATCATGGGGGAGAGTGATGACTAGCTGTAAGAGCGTCAAAGAGTAGTAATGATTGGAAGAGCAGAGTTTTCGGAGGAGAAGCgccaaaaatatacaaatataatGCTTAGCTTGCGTGAAACGAACTTGACAACTACGAAGCTCTTCTACGGTTATGGCGGTAATAATGTGTTGTTATATATGTTGTTGCATGACACCTCAAAAATATTAATAAGCGACTAAGATTAAGGAGCTGCTTTCAGTAATACCATGTAACGTAGAAAGACTTTAAAAAGTAGAAAACAACTCATCAAAATTGTAGGTTTACTGATATTACGGTTCATACAAAAATtgatttgtttttgaaaagtGATTCATTATTTGAATCGAATCGGGCTGGTTGATTTTCTTGTCATATTGCAAGTAATCGTTTCTATAAATAAACCCACTTTTCGGTAAAACTGTCACATGATAACTGTTAGTTATTGAACTTGTATTTTTAGTTCTTTTACGTAAGATAATTCTATTTATCTTCATGTGAATAGCCAAACAATAATGcacatttaattttaaaatgaattatAGTAGTTATTTATATAGAGATGTTTCATATAAAGATGAGAGTAAAGACCTTGGCTTCtaatcattttttaaattataagtcGATTTTTGTCCCAAAAAAAGAGGATATTTTGACTTTCAGTATTTTTATTGAATCTTtacaaattattaataaatttatttttaaaaaattcttttactaataatagttaaataaaaaaagattattACAGAAAGTAATGTTgcaaagaagaaataataattgCAGtatataaatcttttaaaaaaatagcatCACACAAAAAATTACAACATAAGAAAATGATAACATTAATAGTGTTAGTGTTGATAACGGTATATgagataataataatgataaggTATAATTGTATAGAGGTTTAAAGAGCTGATATAGTTGCTAAATAAAGAAAGGATCAGTTATGATTGGAGTAAAATCTCAACTTAATTTCTATCCATTTTTTGGAAGGATAAGCTGAACCTTGTCAAAAAAAAAGTACcactttgtttttattttcagtaGTCGTGAGACATGGTGGTCTTTCTGTTATCTCTAGTATTAAAATTTGATGGAATCTATTTATGTGTCACTTAACGATGATGATGTGTCAATGGGTTATTTGTTAAGTACCAAATGCCTGAGTATCATTCATagcttttctacatgatttatATGGTGACTagttgattttttaaaagatttaagtGATTTACACTCTATTAGATACTTCTTTAAATCGTTGTTGCATTACATTATTTATAGGTAGTATTTGGATGAAAAGACGTGGAAAACTGTTTAAAGAAGAAGCTCACTATCCCCTTCTGAAAAGGTAGCGCTAAATGCCACATCACTGACGCTTAGCGCCGGTCACACGAACTTTCCATTCTTCTCTGGATAGGCGGCGCTAAACGCCACATCACCAACGTTTAGCGCCGGGTCTTTGGAAAGTGTGTGTGGCCTTGCAAGATAGGTGGCACTAAACGCCACAACTCGGCGTTCAGCGCCGAGCCCCTGGATTTGTGTGCAATATTTTTTGGATAGGTGCGCTAAACGCCACATCACCCGCCTGGTCACTACGACCTCCTTTGTGAGGGGGCACCCCTTCTCCCGAAATTACAGGGCTATTTTGCCAAGTTCCTTAGAGAGAGTTGTCTCGCGTCCCTAGGTATTCTCTACCTACCCACCGGTGTCAGTTTCGGGTATAGGTACCCTTTTGTTGAAGGTCGTTTGAGCTTTTTCTTGGAGTATGGCATGGGTTACTTTAGTGTCGTAGCACCTGGTACTCGAACATTGGCTCGAGACATTTTCTCTACCCCTTCTTATCCTGAAAAAGCAAAGACCCATTTAGCGCCGGGAGTGAAACCTGGAGTGGTCCCCATGCACATCAACAATCATACGAAAGGCAATGGATTTGATTCtttaatcaaataaacaaatagaaaagatatgattagggttagttagttttattttttttttatcaattaggaTTTGatataaaatgagaaaaaatttGCCCTGCAAGCTCTTCTCTCTTCTCCGCTTTGACACGTTTTAGTTTTACACACTTTTACACTTTAAGATTTTCTCTGCACCATGAGTCATTAAACCTCCAATGTTAAGGTTAGGAGTTCTGTTTACTTTAATGGATTAATACTATTTGTTCTTCTACTCTTGAGTAATGGATTGATGATACGTGGTCAGGAGGACATTTTCGTCATCTTAGAGCTAAGGGATGGAATGATAATCTTGTCATATTCAAGGTTCTGAATTCTAGAAGAATTGTGTCATGCCAGTCTTGAACATCAAGAAGATCAAGAGTCCGTCTCAAAAATAGTGGTGCTAAAAGGGCAACAATTCATAAGGCCATTGGGCTATGACAAGACAACAAGAAGCTCAATAAAGCTTTTCAAATTCAATGGAAGgcataatttttattaattttcaaatttttagtaatttattttcaatttattttgcTGTCAGAGTTTGTTAGAAGATTTGAATCACTTCTGATTTTTTTAGTAGTATTGTTAGGGATTTTAAATTTAGATCAAATCTGATATAAtctaataagatcaaatctgatttaaattagttatcatatctttaggattttaaaatttaaatcaaatctgatataatccaataagatcaaatttgatttaaattagttatcttatctttaggagatttaaattaagttatcttatcttatcttttagttagtttgttaGGAGTCTATTTAAACACCTCTGGTGAGACCATTTGGGATAAattttgatgaataaaaattttttagtgCTTTTTGCACGTTTTTTAgtgtgattaagtgaggtgagtGATTTGCTTCGCTTGTTGCATAGAGAAAATTGagtgattcaattttcatcccTCTGATCTAGGTTGTCAAGAACAAGTTCTTTGAAGGTCTAGTAGGGAATCCTTTCTGCTGACCTAGGTTGCTAAGAATAGGTATCTTAGAGGTCTAGTAGGAAACCACATTTATCTATCCTATTAAATCCTTATCATCTGGTATCAGTTATAGATTATagataaattcttatttatctaCACGTTATATGGGTCTTGTTtaatctcttttttttctctttaatttttgcaaattCACAATAGagtcccaaaaaaaaaaccaaaaaaacaaaaagacttgcaaaaaaaaaaatgattgcGTATTACGATAGTGATGATGAAGGAAGCTCATATGCGAAAAAGTGTTCTCAGTTTCAAATCCCTACATTCAAAGAGAGGAATGATCCTGAAGCGTATTTTAGATGGGAAAGGAAGGTAGAATCGATTTTTGCAAATTACATCCtttcagaggaaaagaaggttCAATTGGTACAAGCCAATTTTTCCGATGCTGCCTGTATATGGTGGACTGAATTAGGAAGATCTAGAAGACGGTACGGAAAGAGCCCAATTTACAGCtgggagaagatgaagaaaatcATGAGGAGCCAGTTTGTGCCATCATCATACCACATGAGGAATCCAGCTGTACCATCATCTTACcacaatgaattttttggaaGATTTTGTAAGTTGCAACAAGGTTCACAATCAGTGATGGAGTACCACAAGGAGTTTTTATATTTGATGGACAAGGCTAATATCAAAAGGAGTCCTGAGGTAAATTTTTGTTTGAATTACGTGAAGAACTTGCAGATAACGTCCAACATTACCGTTACGCAACCATGGAGGATTTGGTCAAATTGGCCATTGACTGGGAGCAGGTGCAATAAATGATAGATCCCCATAAGAAGAGGATTTCTTCTACACCtatcttttattcttcttcAAAGTCAGAGATGGAAGAATCTGTTGAGTATGCTGTAGATGGTGATGTATTCTTGGAAGATTCAAACGTGCAGAATTTCTCAACTGAGTCCTTGGGATGTGAGcaatttgaaaaatatgagagaaaagaaattgaaaaagagaGTGAGTACTTGAGTGAAAAGAATCCATGTTTATTTGAAAGTGAGAGTTTTGAGAGAAAAGATGAGAATATTGAGCGAGAGGAGTCAATGAGCGAAAAAGAAACTGAAAGCAGTAAACACACTTGTGAGAGAGATCTAGAAAATTCTAGCTTAGACAAGAGTGCATTAGTATCATTGAATTCCACAGAGTCCTTAGTTTCTCATACATCTAATCATAAAATTTCTAGTGCTTTTATATCAACTCTTCCAAGCTTTGTAGATTCACTGGTCAATTATGGAGGCATTAATATGGATGAAAGGGAAGAAAGACAAATTGTACAATTTGGACAAGATGGTAAAAAGATGGTTGGAAAGATTGAACTTGCACACATGAGGGACATAGCTACAATTCAGTGGATAGAGAAGAGCCATCAAACAATGGTATTTGAACCCGAAGATTGAGTTTGGATTCCTTGGAAGGACGAAGAGCATCTCATTCAAGATTCGAGAACGAATCTTTTTGAAGAGGGAGAGAATGATACGTGGTCAGGAGGACATTTTCGTCATCTTAGAGCTAAGGGATGGAATGATAATCTTGTCATATTCAAGGATCGGAATTCTAAAAGAATTATGTCATGCCAATCTTGGACATCAAGAAGACCAAGAGTCCGTCTCAAAAATAGTGGTTCTGAAAGAGCAACAATTCATAAGGCCCGTTGGGCTTTGACAAGACAACAAGAAGCCCAATAAAGCTTTTCAAATTCAATGGGAGgcataatttttattaatttttgaaattttagtaatttattttaaatttgttttgcTGTCAGAGTTTGTTAGAAGATTTGAATTACTTCTAATTTTCTTAGTAGTATTGTTAGGGATTTTAAATTTAGatcaaatctgatctaatctaataagatcaaatctgatttaaattagttatcatatctttaggattttaaaatttaaatcaaatctgatctaatccaataagatcaaatctgatttaaatttgttatcttatctttaggagatttaaattaagttatcttatcttatcttttagttagtttgttaGTAGCCTATTTAAACACCTCTGGTGAGACCATTTAGGATAAtttttgatgaataaaatttCTTTAGTGCTTTATGCACATTTTTTTAGTGTGATTAGGTGAGGTGAGTGATTTGCTTCGCTTGTTGCATGGAGAAAATTGAGTGATTTAATTTTCATCCCTCTGATCTAGGTTGTCAAGGACAAGTTCTTTAAAGGTCTAGTAGGAAATCCTTTCTAGTGACCTAGGTTGCTAAGAACAAGTATCTTAGATGTCTAGTAGGAAACCCCATTTATCTATCCTTTTAAATCCTTATCAATTAATTTCTGTTTAAGATTTggtttcgttcttcatcctacGGATTGAGTATATTGGAAAATAACTCTAATCTACATTGAATTTCTTTGAATCTTGGAAAAGTTAAATACTTGGAATCAAATCTTGAAACCCCTTTTCTCACAATTCTTCAATTCTCTCGATTTAATGTGATATGCAACATATAATCGAATTATTTCTTGGTTCTTAGGGATTGTGTAGCTTATAAATCAGAATTTGAACCTAATCTTTTAACACAATTGATTGATCAAGAAATTGACAGTTGGTTGGGTTAGAAAAGATTGAATTGTCAAGGAATTGAAATTCATTCACCTAAGGTTTGTCTTGAACTAAATCTTTGTATGATCAAGGTAGTTGACAATGATTGTTAATTCGAAAACTTAAACATCTCCAAAGTCTTATCTCTCTTCTCATATTATTCTCTCACACGTTTATTATTTGTATCCTGCAATTCACTGTCTTCTGTACTATTTGATATTCAAAACTCTTACTTTTCacttgtaacaccctaactaccaaagctcacgcttccggctgcgcaactctgatagctcggacattacgacgacacttatactatttaatactaaaaatatgagcctgtttaaaactttaaactgCAATACCGCTCCCAAGAATACTTTCATTCGACAACGTACATCCATAGATACCATATaacttacaaaaactcataaaggATACATCCATATagatacatatatttataaataatatcaCAAGCAGTatccaatacaattcctatccttCTTATAGAATATCTCAAGATAAAGGCGATggtacaataaataataatctaaagcaatacagaacatctcaacaacaattaaataaactcttcgtgaATTCTGTGCCCACATCCTGAAAGGGaaaaaatgtagggggtgagaacatcatcctcgaaagggttctcagtagagggtttttgggaattactgtaataggatacgtgaagataaatcgtaccagtgattaataaccgtcttatgcctcttttcaaaaacatcagtttacaataaaagtaaggtcgaaaatcttttctaaaagaGGAACCGTTTAGTTCTCAAAAAcatcaaaagcctttcaaaaggtttatctatactgaaccaaaatagccACTACAACAAATAAGGCTTTTCGCAACGGTCAAAAACTGTTGCCGTAGACTGAAAAACCGTTCCCTAAACTTTAGGCAACGctttggcaacggtttttgaCCTGTGGTATATGCGGCCGTTGCCAATGCTCAAAGGCAACGGTTTTTGACCTAAGGCAACGATAACCaaaaaaccgttgccaaagTTACTGGTATAGGCAACGGTTTTGAACACAAATTTTAAACAACGGTTTCAAACCGTTACTCGGAAAGCAACGGTTTTAGACCGTTCTCTATCTTGATACAACGGTTTAAAATCGTACCTGGATTGGCAACGGTTTTAAACTGTTGTAGTTTTGTTATCCACAATAGCAACGGTTTTAAAGCATTACCGTTGGTGTCGTTTTTTGGTAACGGTTTTTGTACTGTTGCCAATTTATAGTTGTCTAAGACAACGGTTTAAAACCGTTACCAGCTGGTTTTATGGCAACGGTTTTGAAACCATTGCCATTATATAGTCATCTAAGACAACGGTTTAAAAGCGTTACCATTAGTTTTTTTGGCAACAGTTTTAAAATATTGCCATTTTATAGTAATGTAAGACAAACGGTTTTAAAGCGTTACCGTTGTTGTTATTttttggcaacggttttaaCACTGTTGTCCTTTTTAACTTTTGACAACGgttttttgtaatatataattCTTTATTTACAATAGTAGTTTTTTCGTGAATgaaattaatttcatttttttaattatttatagtcaataaataatctaaactatttaaataaagtcacaaaaaaaaataattgaacatttttcatcaaatttGACTTACAAAGATTGTTGTAAGATCCACAATCACATTCAAGATACCACAATACTATCATGACAACCTCAACTATATCATCTAATGTtgcaaaaaatataacaaagaaGAGTTAAAATAGCTAAGTAGCAAATAGATTTATCATCATGTCCGATCCACAAGTTCATGACTTTTACTCTGTAACATTTGCTCTTAAAAATTTGACCTTAACCAAGTTCGATTTCCCCTTCAACATAGTTTTcctgtaaaaaaagaaaaaaaatcaaatataaaactacACATCTTTAATACTAATAATGTCTACTAAAAATGtttgagagagagaggagaaacaTATATATCATAACAATATAGAAACTTTAACAATAAATAATACCTCCTCATGCGCATCATTGTTCGGATTGCCTAAAGTGCTTCCTAGTTGAGCAGCTAACATCTCAAGGTCCACTCCTGAACTTTTTTGTTGCAACATCATCTTAACAAGTGATTTTAGTTCATCTACTTCTTTTTGCATCACATCAACTTTACCCTCTAATGATGCTTTCTCAACTGCATGTTGCTGCTTAAGGGTGgcaatttcttcatttttcttcaacAAAGTTGGTGTGGTAACTCTTCCGTGACATCGCACTCTCCCTGCCTTCTCTTTGCCAAATATGGATTGAAAAGCTCTAATTGCTGATTCTTTAGACTTTTTATTCTCAGCTTGCAGATGTGCCTATATTAATgtgaagaaaaaataataataacaaaaaagagTAACTACACACTTGGACTCAAAACATATATCATTTGACAacatcaaatcaaataatagcaATTAAGAATAGTATCAGCATTGTTTTAACTCAACTGCAAGCATAAAGATAACCACAAATGATGGACAAATTACCAAGACACAAGAAATCCATAACctattttaatcaaattaactCCCAATACTTACAATAACATCCAAAGTGTCTTCATCCAATGATTTTCCCTTTGTGCTTTGGCGAGTCTCAACAAACATTTCTGCTTGAGTAGGTGGTTCATTATTTTCCTTAGAAGCAGCCTATAAGTCCAGTTCAACAAGCATTTATATAGAGTTAAAAATAATGCACGTATTCTTGCACCCCACATACACATACAAATGcacaaagaataaaaatttgtaCCAATCTTGCACGTATTCTTGCAAAATTTATTGGTCCCTTTCGATGGCTAAATTTCTGTTGTGCCCTATTTTTCTTATTCTGCGCAGACATTTTCTACATAGCAAGAGACAAGTATTATCAAAAAATTATCATATTTCACTCATAAATTCATATAACTCATAATTGCATAAACAGACTACAATAAGTTGCACATGTCTTACCTTAACTTTCTCAGTTCTCCAATAAGCAATCAACTTGCGAAAATGACTCTCAGGTATGCTTTTAGGACGATTTTTCAGCATTTCGTTAACACATTTGTATGGCAGAAAATGATTTTGCTTGATTGTGGTCTTATACCGTCTCCAGTTGTCATTGATACGAGCAAGGACTATCCTCTTTCCTTCAGTTGGAATAATGAACTTAGCctataaaacacaaaaattgtTTGCTAGTAAGAATAAAATACATGTGTACATTTCCAAAAAGTTTCTAaaagaaacaataataatattctCACTTTAACATATTCCCAAATGGCTTCTTTATCTTTAATCCCCTTCCAATTTGTGTAAATTAATGGACAAAAATCTGAATTCCTTGCCACTGTGCCCAAAAATTTGCTCAAGTTATTTACAGCTTCATCAGTAGGACCAATTGCCTCTCCTTCATTATCTAGAGTAATTTCTTCTCTATCCTCCATCTGTCTTGCATGAATCTTCAAGCATTGTGTAGGACCTCGTGTTTTCTTCACTGTTGTCTCTATACAAAGAGCTCAGAATAAGGCCATCAGCATCATTGCTCAATCAAAACAAGGCATGAAATCagccattaacaaggataaagcAGCACTAAATAGCAAAATCAACCCATATGAACGCACTAAAACCAAATCAGCACTTATAAAATAGCTCAGAATAAGgccattatcatcatcattgctcaaTAAAAACAAGGCAAGAAATCTgccattaacaaggataaagcAGCACTAAACAGTAAAATCAACCCATATGAACTCACTAAAACAAAATTAGCACTAATAAAATAGCTCAGAAtaaggccatcatcatcatcattgctcaaTAAAAACAAGGCAAGAAATCTAccattaacaaggataaagcAGCACTAAACAGCAAAATCAACCCATATGAACTCACTAAAACCAAATCAGCACTTATAAAATAGCTCAGAATAAGgccattatcatcatcattgctcaaTAAAAACAAGGCAAGAAATCTgccattaacaaggataaagcAGCACTAAACAGTAAAATCAACCCAGATGAACTCACTAAAACCAAATTAGCACTAATAAAATAGCTCAGAATAAGgccattatcatcatcattgctcaaTAAAAACAAGGCAAGAAATCTgccattaacaaggataaagcAGCACTAAACAGCAAAATCAACCCATATGAACTCACTAAAACCAAATCAGCACTTATAAAATAGCTCAGAAtaaggccatcatcatcatcattgctcaaTAAAAACAAGGCATGAAATCTGCCATTAATAAGGATAAAGCAGCACTAAACAGTAAAATCAACCCATATGAACTCACTAAAACAAAATTAGCACTAATAAAATAGCTCAGAATAAGgccattatcatcatcattgctcaaTAAAAACAAGGCAAGAAATCTgccattaacaaggataaagcAGCACTAAACAGTAAAATCAACCCATATGAACTCACTAAAACAAAATTAGCACTAATAAAATAGCTCAGAATAAGaccattatcatcatcattgctcaaTAAAAACAAGGCAAGAAATCTgccattaacaaggataaagTAGCACTAAACAGTAAAATCAACCCATATGAACTCACTAAAACAAAATTAGCACTAATAAAATAGCTCAGAATAAGgccattatcatcatcattgctcaaTAAAAACAAGGCAAGAAATCTgccattaacaaggataaagcAGCA
This sequence is a window from Arachis stenosperma cultivar V10309 chromosome 10, arast.V10309.gnm1.PFL2, whole genome shotgun sequence. Protein-coding genes within it:
- the LOC130957432 gene encoding uncharacterized protein LOC130957432 — protein: MTHSQGSTCRQEKELPSKSTAVAHKITNEVDSRMTQDLKRKETTNEDDIEECGSLQERPTKKGKTRQFASMPIDTFLQLNNEPDDEEQLDENEGDIIEEQDKDYINPTEAENIDNTLKETTVKKTRGPTQCLKIHARQMEDREEITLDNEGEAIGPTDEAVNNLSKFLGTVARNSDFCPLIYTNWKGIKDKEAIWEYVKAKFIIPTEGKRIVLARINDNWRRYKTTIKQNHFLPYKCVNEMLKNRPKSIPESHFRKLIAYWRTEKVKKMSAQNKKNRAQQKFSHRKGPINFARIRARLAASKENNEPPTQAEMFVETRQSTKGKSLDEDTLDVIAHLQAENKKSKESAIRAFQSIFGKEKAGRVRCHGRVTTPTLLKKNEEIATLKQQHAVEKASLEGKVDVMQKEVDELKSLVKMMLQQKSSGVDLEMLAAQLGSTLGNPNNDAHEEENYVEGEIELG